Proteins co-encoded in one Capsicum annuum cultivar UCD-10X-F1 chromosome 9, UCD10Xv1.1, whole genome shotgun sequence genomic window:
- the LOC107848365 gene encoding zinc finger CCCH domain-containing protein 34 gives MEEELQKRFTDCVYFLASPLTCKKGMECEYRHSEITRLNPRDCWFWLDGGCLNPTCAFRHPPLDSHADTSSELAPRPNKSALPVNKTNAPCYFYFNTYCKKGERCLYLHGPDDGTTAWKSSKIASGVPDGPTAEKKISAGSETGPSAVEKHPDSSETGPKAAAHEYIKSKVDLHLMTNNVGALSASHETSGSPSEEATAFGLDSLVPAEGFIQGGSDLSPNHSSDEEVDDLVEREEWLESSPGFDVLVDDRVEGLGHEEDHNYMLHHDMEDRELDERFAGYDFENNLEYDPAYPDLRIATEEELDDSYYNIENHEINEYVREITIPAHGRQSVVSRKRELRRELAFCGRGNVDLRDTLKRRRVNESDPSNHSFRRLALSRSSAREQDRDKHRPQGLPWMPQRLASKVERNSSFSPHFLDRTLPDTANRLRRLRQSQGSSYRQQHFKDRRRGRPRLFANEPPRRMATRKRMTEVPKMFSAPKTLAQIREEKQRGREDGNSFEGTGPSGGSEREDFSGPKPLSEILKDKRRLGSVVSVGN, from the exons ATGGAGGAAGAATTGCAGAAGCGGTTTACTGATTGTGTCTATTTTTTAGCATCTCCTTTAACTTGCAAAAAG GGAATGGAATGTGAATATCGACATAGTGAGATAACTAGGCTCAACCCCAGGGATTGTTGGTTCTGGCTGGATGGAGGCTGTCTTAACCCAACATGTGCTTTTCGACATCCG CCATTAGATAGCCATGCTGACACATCATCTGAACTGGCTCCGCGACCCAATAAATCTGCACTGCCTGTTAACAAGACAAATGCTCCCTGTTACTTCTATTTCAATACCTATTGCAAAAAAGGTGAAAGATGCTTATATCTGCACGGACCTGATGATGGTACAACTGCATGGAAATCCTCGAAAATAGCTTCTGGAGTCCCTGATGGACCAACAGCTGAGAAGAAGATATCTGCAGGAAGTGAAACTGGTCCTTCAGCAGTCGAAAAACATCCCGATTCTTCTGAAACAGGGCCCAAGGCAGCAGCACATGAATATATCAAGTCAAAAGTGGATCTCCATTTGATGACTAATAATGTTGGTGCGCTGAGTGCGTCTCATGAGACTTCGGGATCTCCTTCTGAAGAAGCTACTGCATTCGGGTTAGATTCTTTAGTCCCTGCTGAAGGCTTTATCCAAGGAGGATCCGATTTGTCGCCTAACCACAGCTCAGATGAAGAAGTGGATGACCTTGTGGAGAGAGAGGAGTGGTTGGAATCATCTCCTGGTTTTGATGTTCTTGTTGATGATAGAGTAGAAGGTTTGGGTCACGAAGAAGATCACAATTATATGCTGCACCATGATATGGAAGACAGGGAGCTTGATGAACGATTTGCTGGATATGATTTTGAGAACAACCTCGAGTATGATCCTGCATATCCAGATTTGAGAATTGCGACTGAGGAAGAACTAGATGATTCTTATTATAACATTGAGAATCATGAAATAAATGAATATGTCAGAGAAATCACTATCCCTGCTCATGGAAGACAGAGTGTTGTATCGCGTAAAAGAGAGTTGCGTAGAGAACTGGCTTTTTGTGGAAGAGGCAATGTTGACCTCCGGGACACTCTGAAGAGGCGACGAGTCAATGAAAGTGATCCTTCAAATCACTCATTTAGAAGGTTAGCCCTATCTAGGTCGAGTGCCCGTGAGCAAGACAGAGACAAGCATCGCCCACAAGGTCTCCCGTGGATGCCTCAAAGACTGGCTTCAAAAGTGGAGAGAAACTCTTCTTTCTCCCCTCACTTTTTGGACCGAACTCTTCCAGACACTGCCAATCGGCTGAGAAGGTTGAGACAATCTCAAGGAAGCAGTTACAGACAGCAGCATTTCAAGGACAGGAGACGGGGTCGGCCACGGCTTTTTGCAAATGAACCCCCTAGGAGGATGGCTACTAGGAAGAGAATGACTGAAGTTCCAAAGATGTTTAGTGCACCCAAGACTCTAGCTCAGATTAGAGAAGAAAAGCAGAGAGGAAGAGAAGATGGAAATTCTTTCGAGGGGACCGGTCCTTCTGGAGGCAGTGAAAGAGAAGATTTTTCAGGTCCAAAACCTCTCAGTGAAATTCTCAAAGACAAAAGAAGGCTGGGTTCAGTAGTGAGCGTGGGCAATTAG